One genomic region from Nocardioides plantarum encodes:
- a CDS encoding GlsB/YeaQ/YmgE family stress response membrane protein: protein MIGFLVAGLIIGALARLLKSGKQDLGLLGTLGLGVVGSIIGGTIASIIGSGDIWELNVLGFIFSVIAAVLLIGVAQTIVGDRSKGRV, encoded by the coding sequence ATGATCGGATTCCTCGTCGCCGGACTCATCATCGGAGCGCTCGCGCGCCTGCTCAAGTCGGGCAAGCAGGACCTCGGCCTGCTCGGCACGCTGGGCCTGGGCGTGGTGGGCTCGATCATCGGCGGCACCATCGCCTCGATCATCGGCAGCGGCGACATCTGGGAGCTCAACGTGCTGGGCTTCATCTTCTCCGTGATCGCCGCCGTGCTGCTCATCGGCGTGGCCCAGACCATCGTCGGCGACCGGTCCAAGGGCCGCGTCTGA
- a CDS encoding sugar O-acetyltransferase encodes MTSPDDRTMRERMLAGDDYIADDPELTELSHAARDLTTAYNATGSREQPLRRHLLERLLGAVGDDTEIRPPFQVDYGTHISIGARCFANFGLVALDVATITIGDDVQIGPHVQLLTPTHPLAPEPRRAKWEGARPIVIGDNVWLGGGVIVCPGVTIGADTVVGAGSVVTKDLPERVLAVGNPARVIREL; translated from the coding sequence GTGACCTCCCCCGACGACCGCACCATGCGCGAGCGGATGCTCGCCGGCGACGACTACATCGCCGACGACCCCGAGCTGACCGAGCTGAGCCACGCCGCGCGCGACCTGACGACGGCCTACAACGCCACCGGGTCGCGCGAGCAGCCGCTGCGCCGCCACCTGCTCGAGCGGCTGCTGGGCGCGGTCGGCGACGACACCGAGATCCGGCCGCCGTTCCAGGTCGACTACGGCACCCACATCTCCATCGGTGCGCGGTGCTTCGCCAACTTCGGGCTCGTCGCCCTCGACGTCGCCACGATCACCATCGGCGACGACGTGCAGATCGGACCCCACGTCCAGCTCCTCACCCCCACCCACCCGCTCGCCCCCGAGCCCAGGCGCGCCAAGTGGGAGGGCGCCCGGCCCATCGTGATCGGCGACAACGTCTGGCTCGGCGGCGGCGTGATCGTCTGCCCCGGCGTGACCATCGGTGCCGACACGGTCGTGGGCGCCGGCTCGGTCGTCACCAAGGACCTGCCGGAGCGGGTGCTCGCCGTCGGCAACCCCGCCCGGGTGATCCGCGAGCTGTGA
- the ppsA gene encoding phosphoenolpyruvate synthase, translating to MSTPSSNVRWFSEIGLADLEQVGGKNASLGEMVSHLTDLGVRVPDGFATTSEAYHRFIGETGLAERITGLLDGLDTDDVRRLAEVGKEIREAVVLQEFPADLEAEIRSAYDTLAAGSGDQASFAVRSSATAEDLPDASFAGQQETFLNVRGIDAVLHAVREVFASLYNDRAIAYRVHHGFAHADVGLSAGVQKMVRSDVGASGVMFTMDTESGFTDAVFVTSAWGLGEGVVQGAVNPDEFYVYKPALRADRPAILKRGLGAKLTKMVYTDDPTVGRTTEFVDVDPAQSQRLSLTDAEVTELARHALVIEEHYGRPMDIEWGRDGVDGLLYILQARPETVQSRRSGAQERFSIEAATTKDATVLVEGRAIGQKIGAGPVRVLRSVDQMGDFVEGEVLVADMTDPDWEPIMKRASAIVTNRGGRTCHAAIIARELGIPAIVGTTSATTELADGAEVTVSCAEGDTGLVYGGILDFAIERTELDAMPEVPVKIMMNVGTPEQAFSFAQLPHRGVGLARLEFVINRQIGIHPKALLDLEADPSRLEPRLRAEVEAAVAAYDSPRQYFVQRVAEGVSMLAAAFAPYPVIVRMSDFKSNEYANLVGGEHYEPHEENPMIGYRGASRYLSEDFAECFAMECEALRFVRDEMGLTNVWVMIPFVRTLKEAEGVIALLGQNGLVRGENDLKVVMMCEVPSNAVLADRFLDHFDGFSIGSNDMTQLTLGLDRDSALVADGFDERDPAVLHMLELAIRACKARGKYVGICGQGPSDHPDLADWLLEQGIESMSLNPDTVVATWQRLAAKGATA from the coding sequence GTGAGCACCCCGAGTAGCAACGTCCGCTGGTTCTCCGAGATCGGCCTGGCCGACCTCGAGCAGGTCGGGGGCAAGAACGCCTCGTTGGGCGAGATGGTCTCCCACCTCACCGACCTCGGGGTGCGCGTGCCCGACGGCTTCGCGACGACGTCGGAGGCCTACCACCGCTTCATCGGCGAGACGGGCCTGGCCGAGCGCATCACCGGCCTGCTCGACGGCCTCGACACCGACGACGTACGCCGCCTGGCCGAGGTCGGCAAGGAGATCCGCGAGGCCGTTGTGCTCCAGGAGTTCCCGGCCGACCTCGAGGCCGAGATCCGCTCGGCCTACGACACGCTCGCCGCCGGCTCCGGCGACCAGGCCTCGTTCGCGGTGCGCTCCTCGGCGACGGCGGAGGACCTGCCCGACGCGAGCTTCGCGGGGCAGCAGGAGACGTTCCTCAACGTGCGCGGGATCGACGCGGTGCTGCACGCGGTGCGTGAGGTGTTCGCGAGCCTCTACAACGACCGGGCGATCGCCTACCGGGTGCACCACGGGTTCGCGCACGCCGACGTCGGGCTGTCGGCGGGCGTGCAGAAGATGGTGCGCTCCGACGTCGGTGCCTCGGGCGTCATGTTCACGATGGACACCGAGTCGGGCTTCACCGACGCGGTGTTCGTGACCTCGGCCTGGGGCCTGGGCGAGGGTGTGGTGCAGGGCGCGGTCAACCCCGACGAGTTCTACGTCTACAAGCCGGCGCTGCGGGCCGACCGGCCGGCGATCCTCAAGCGCGGCCTGGGCGCCAAGCTGACCAAGATGGTCTACACCGACGACCCGACCGTGGGCCGGACGACGGAGTTCGTCGACGTCGACCCTGCCCAGTCGCAGCGGCTGTCACTGACCGACGCCGAGGTCACCGAGCTGGCCCGCCACGCCCTGGTCATCGAGGAGCACTACGGGCGCCCGATGGACATCGAGTGGGGGCGCGACGGCGTCGACGGCCTGCTCTACATCCTCCAGGCCCGCCCCGAGACGGTGCAGTCGCGGCGCTCCGGCGCGCAGGAGCGGTTCTCGATCGAGGCGGCGACGACCAAGGACGCGACGGTGCTGGTCGAGGGGCGCGCGATCGGGCAGAAGATCGGCGCCGGTCCGGTGCGGGTGCTGCGGTCGGTCGACCAGATGGGCGACTTCGTCGAGGGCGAGGTGCTCGTCGCCGACATGACCGACCCCGACTGGGAGCCGATCATGAAGCGGGCCTCGGCGATCGTCACCAACCGCGGCGGACGCACCTGCCACGCCGCGATCATCGCCCGCGAGCTCGGCATCCCCGCGATCGTCGGCACCACCTCGGCGACCACGGAGCTCGCCGACGGCGCCGAGGTCACCGTCTCGTGCGCCGAGGGCGACACCGGCCTGGTCTACGGCGGCATCCTCGACTTCGCGATCGAGCGCACCGAGCTCGACGCGATGCCCGAGGTGCCGGTCAAGATCATGATGAACGTCGGCACCCCCGAGCAGGCGTTCTCCTTCGCGCAGCTGCCCCACCGCGGGGTCGGGCTCGCGCGGCTCGAGTTCGTCATCAACCGCCAGATCGGCATCCACCCCAAGGCCCTGCTCGACCTCGAGGCCGACCCGTCCCGCCTCGAGCCCAGGCTGCGCGCCGAGGTCGAGGCCGCCGTGGCGGCGTACGACTCGCCGCGGCAGTACTTCGTGCAGCGCGTGGCCGAGGGCGTCTCGATGCTGGCGGCGGCGTTCGCGCCGTACCCCGTCATCGTGCGGATGAGCGACTTCAAGTCCAACGAGTACGCCAACCTGGTCGGCGGCGAGCACTACGAGCCGCACGAGGAGAACCCGATGATCGGCTACCGCGGCGCGTCGCGGTACCTGTCGGAGGACTTCGCGGAGTGCTTCGCGATGGAGTGCGAGGCGCTGAGGTTCGTGCGCGACGAGATGGGCCTGACCAACGTCTGGGTGATGATCCCGTTCGTCCGCACGCTCAAGGAGGCCGAGGGCGTCATCGCCCTGCTCGGCCAGAACGGCCTGGTGCGCGGCGAGAACGACCTCAAGGTCGTGATGATGTGCGAGGTGCCGTCCAACGCGGTGCTGGCCGACCGGTTCCTCGACCACTTCGACGGCTTCTCGATCGGGTCCAACGACATGACCCAGCTGACCCTGGGCCTCGACCGCGACTCCGCGCTGGTCGCCGACGGCTTCGACGAGCGCGACCCCGCGGTGCTCCACATGCTCGAGCTGGCGATCAGGGCCTGCAAGGCCCGCGGCAAGTACGTCGGCATCTGCGGCCAGGGCCCCTCGGACCACCCCGACCTCGCCGACTGGCTGCTCGAGCAGGGCATCGAGTCGATGTCGCTCAACCCCGACACGGTCGTGGCGACCTGGCAGCGACTGGCCGCCAAGGGCGCGACCGCCTGA
- a CDS encoding serine/threonine-protein kinase, which produces MTETPLRVGGRYDLAEVLGRGGMADVRRARDSVLGREVAIKLLRTTDELDRSRFDSEARLLALLSHENIVTVLDAGVDDGRAWLALELIDGDTLADRYRLGPLDATSLAALGAQVAAALQHAHRHGIVHRDVKPSNVLVDGTDRARLTDFGIARLVDDRSALTMTGHAVGTAAYIAPEQVSGEPVTTASDVYALGLLLLEGLTGRREYPGPPVEAALARLQRSPLVPVSLPTGWPSLIAAMTARRPEDRPTADAVAQRLQALGSVRAPQVAGPLSTASLPVLVPPPAPVGAERGSRRRPGWVLAGVAAAVALVVAGSALLLSGSPGESPVDSVVETTRPPTSAPAPVARTTTPVATSARASSTASSTTVPVVTDPDPTTPATPTRPTKPTTTKPKGPTKPKGSDKDTTGPKGPGKDKGKGPGKSPGKGPGRR; this is translated from the coding sequence ATGACCGAGACCCCGCTGCGCGTCGGCGGCCGCTACGACCTGGCCGAGGTCCTCGGCCGGGGCGGCATGGCCGACGTACGACGAGCGCGCGACTCGGTCCTGGGCCGCGAGGTCGCGATCAAGCTGCTGCGCACGACCGACGAGCTCGACCGGTCCCGCTTCGACTCCGAGGCCCGCCTGCTCGCGCTGCTGTCGCACGAGAACATCGTGACGGTGCTCGACGCCGGTGTCGACGACGGCCGGGCGTGGCTCGCCCTGGAGCTGATCGACGGCGACACGCTGGCCGACCGCTACCGTCTCGGGCCGCTCGACGCGACGTCCCTCGCCGCGCTCGGCGCCCAGGTCGCCGCCGCCCTCCAGCACGCCCACAGGCACGGCATCGTGCACCGTGACGTCAAGCCGTCCAACGTGCTGGTCGACGGCACCGATCGTGCCCGGCTCACCGACTTCGGGATCGCCCGGCTGGTCGACGACCGGTCGGCGCTGACCATGACCGGTCACGCGGTCGGCACCGCCGCCTACATCGCCCCGGAGCAGGTGAGCGGCGAGCCGGTCACCACGGCCAGCGACGTCTACGCCCTCGGCCTGCTGCTCCTCGAGGGCCTCACGGGCCGCCGGGAGTACCCCGGTCCCCCGGTCGAGGCCGCCCTCGCCCGGCTCCAGCGCAGCCCCCTCGTGCCCGTCTCGCTGCCGACCGGCTGGCCGTCCCTGATCGCGGCGATGACCGCACGCCGACCCGAGGACCGCCCGACCGCCGACGCCGTGGCCCAGCGGCTGCAGGCCCTGGGATCGGTCCGAGCTCCCCAGGTCGCCGGTCCCCTGTCCACGGCCTCGCTCCCGGTCCTGGTCCCGCCCCCGGCCCCCGTCGGAGCCGAGCGTGGCTCGAGGCGCCGCCCGGGCTGGGTGCTCGCCGGCGTGGCCGCTGCGGTGGCACTCGTCGTCGCCGGGAGCGCCCTGCTCCTCAGCGGCTCACCGGGCGAGTCGCCGGTCGACTCCGTCGTCGAGACGACCCGGCCGCCCACCTCCGCACCGGCCCCGGTCGCGCGCACCACGACCCCGGTGGCCACCTCGGCACGGGCCAGCTCCACGGCCAGCTCCACGACCGTCCCCGTGGTCACCGACCCCGACCCGACCACGCCCGCAACGCCCACCCGACCCACCAAGCCCACGACGACGAAGCCGAAGGGCCCGACCAAGCCGAAGGGCAGCGACAAGGACACGACCGGCCCGAAGGGCCCGGGCAAGGACAAGGGCAAGGGCCCGGGCAAGAGTCCGGGCAAGGGCCCGGGCAGGCGCTGA
- a CDS encoding NUDIX domain-containing protein — MSWTTCSLGHAHWGRYGAAGLLARDATVLLQLRAGWAHQGGTWSVPGGALDRGESPTQAALRESHEELGLDAGAVVVRGSRVALCGGWAYETVLGEPATASCEIVLRDRSESAGHGWVPVDEVDALRLHPAFRRAWNDPDRVLRDFASGITT, encoded by the coding sequence GTGAGCTGGACGACGTGCTCGCTCGGGCACGCCCACTGGGGCCGGTACGGCGCCGCCGGGCTGCTCGCGCGCGACGCCACGGTGCTGCTGCAGCTGCGGGCGGGCTGGGCCCACCAGGGCGGCACCTGGTCGGTCCCGGGAGGCGCCCTCGACCGCGGTGAGTCCCCCACGCAGGCCGCGCTGCGCGAGTCCCACGAGGAGCTGGGGCTCGACGCCGGCGCCGTCGTCGTCCGCGGGTCGCGGGTCGCGCTGTGCGGCGGGTGGGCCTACGAGACGGTGCTCGGCGAGCCGGCGACCGCGTCGTGCGAGATCGTGCTGCGCGACCGCTCCGAGAGTGCCGGGCACGGCTGGGTGCCGGTCGACGAGGTCGACGCCCTGCGGCTGCACCCGGCGTTCCGGCGGGCGTGGAACGACCCGGACCGGGTGCTGCGCGACTTCGCGTCAGGCATTACGACGTAA
- a CDS encoding pyruvate, water dikinase regulatory protein, protein MILEEPDPRNGAPVPVFFLSDSTGISAETMGNALLIQFPDLVFERTTIPFIKSVEEAREVVQILDEAMDGPVTPLAFTTAAEDHIRTELAKTRAPIIDFFEMHMAKVEGVLGRRGVREVARLHGVGDIKRYNTRMAAVEFTIEHDDGQSLRALDRADVVLLAPSRCGKTPTSMYLALQHGLFVANYPLVEEDLESRDLPRPVADLADRCFGITTTVERLSRVRNERRPGSKYADISQCRWELRQAGELYAAHRIPVIDSSAKSVEEMATLVLQTLKRSGGVPSRERIKARDAQEAPREHPE, encoded by the coding sequence GTGATCCTCGAGGAGCCCGACCCGCGCAACGGTGCTCCGGTGCCGGTGTTCTTCCTGTCCGACTCGACGGGCATCAGCGCCGAGACGATGGGCAACGCCCTGCTGATCCAGTTCCCCGACCTGGTCTTCGAGCGCACCACGATCCCGTTCATCAAGAGCGTCGAAGAGGCGCGGGAGGTCGTGCAGATCCTCGACGAGGCGATGGACGGGCCGGTCACACCGCTGGCCTTCACCACGGCGGCCGAGGACCACATCCGCACCGAGCTGGCCAAGACGCGCGCCCCCATCATCGACTTCTTCGAGATGCACATGGCCAAGGTCGAGGGCGTGCTCGGCCGGCGCGGCGTGCGCGAGGTCGCGCGGCTGCACGGCGTGGGCGACATCAAGCGCTACAACACCCGGATGGCCGCGGTGGAGTTCACCATCGAGCACGACGACGGGCAGAGCCTGCGCGCGCTCGACCGGGCCGACGTGGTGCTGCTGGCGCCGTCGCGCTGCGGCAAGACGCCGACCAGCATGTACCTCGCGCTGCAGCACGGGCTCTTCGTCGCCAACTACCCGCTCGTCGAGGAGGACCTCGAGTCCCGCGACCTGCCCCGCCCGGTGGCCGACCTGGCCGACCGGTGCTTCGGCATCACCACCACCGTCGAGCGGCTCAGCCGGGTGCGCAACGAGCGCCGGCCGGGCTCCAAGTACGCCGACATCAGCCAGTGCCGGTGGGAGCTGCGCCAGGCCGGCGAGCTCTACGCCGCCCACCGGATCCCGGTCATCGACTCCTCGGCCAAGTCGGTGGAGGAGATGGCCACCCTCGTCCTGCAGACCCTCAAGCGCAGCGGCGGCGTCCCCAGCCGTGAGCGCATCAAGGCCCGTGACGCCCAGGAGGCACCCCGTGAGCACCCCGAGTAG